A stretch of Tripterygium wilfordii isolate XIE 37 chromosome 11, ASM1340144v1, whole genome shotgun sequence DNA encodes these proteins:
- the LOC120009039 gene encoding outer envelope pore protein 21B, chloroplastic-like isoform X2, with translation METSLRYGGDDKALRIHAKQKILIDSKTHLQLHGELDTKIGEATYLCAMIEHFYPEASANVGVGVKYGKREKLQYSVHGKTSYPVTSDGLLRFVVKGQCDVNKEFGERKSKGGPEFTWSIFNFQKDQDVRLKIGYEVFDKVPYMQIRENNWTLNGDMNGRWNLRYNL, from the exons ATGGAAACTTCTCTGAGGTACGGAGGAGACGACAAAGCCCTGAGAATCCATGCTAAGCAGAAAATACTTATCGATTCCAAAACCCACCTCCAG CTTCATGGAGAGCTAGATACAAAAATTGGAGAAGCCACTTATCTCTGTGCGATGATAGAACACTTCTATCCAGAG GCTTCAGCAAACGTTGGTGTAGGGGTGAAATATGgtaaacgtgagaagctccagTACAGTGTTCATGGAAAAACATCATATCCTGTTACTAGTGATGGTTTGCTAAGATTTGTCGTCAAAGGGCAGTGTGATGTCAACAAAGAATTCGGAGAG AGGAAGTCTAAAGGAGGTCCTGAGTTTACTTGGAGCATATTTAATTTTCAGAAAGACCAAGATGTCAGGCTTAAAATTGGCTATGAAGTATTTGACAAG GTTCCATATATGCAGATAAGGGAAAATAATTGGACTCTCAATGGCGACATGAATGGCAGATGGAATTTAAGATACAATCTCTAG
- the LOC120009039 gene encoding outer envelope pore protein 21B, chloroplastic-like isoform X1, which translates to METSLRYGGDDKALRIHAKQKILIDSKTHLQLHGELDTKIGEATYLCAMIEHFYPEASANVGVGVKYGKREKLQYSVHGKTSYPVTSDGLLRFVVKGQCDVNKEFGERKSKVGAGFTWSILNFQKDQDLRLKIGYEAFDKRKSKGGPEFTWSIFNFQKDQDVRLKIGYEVFDKVPYMQIRENNWTLNGDMNGRWNLRYNL; encoded by the exons ATGGAAACTTCTCTGAGGTACGGAGGAGACGACAAAGCCCTGAGAATCCATGCTAAGCAGAAAATACTTATCGATTCCAAAACCCACCTCCAG CTTCATGGAGAGCTAGATACAAAAATTGGAGAAGCCACTTATCTCTGTGCGATGATAGAACACTTCTATCCAGAG GCTTCAGCAAACGTTGGTGTAGGGGTGAAATATGgtaaacgtgagaagctccagTACAGTGTTCATGGAAAAACATCATATCCTGTTACTAGTGATGGTTTGCTAAGATTTGTCGTCAAAGGGCAGTGTGATGTCAACAAAGAATTCGGAGAG CGTAAATCTAAAGTAGGTGCTGGGTTTACTTGGAGCATATTGAATTTTCAGAAAGACCAAGATCTAAGGCTTAAAATTGGCTATGAAGCATTTGACAAG AGGAAGTCTAAAGGAGGTCCTGAGTTTACTTGGAGCATATTTAATTTTCAGAAAGACCAAGATGTCAGGCTTAAAATTGGCTATGAAGTATTTGACAAG GTTCCATATATGCAGATAAGGGAAAATAATTGGACTCTCAATGGCGACATGAATGGCAGATGGAATTTAAGATACAATCTCTAG
- the LOC120009639 gene encoding RING-H2 finger protein ATL80-like, with the protein MTRTFRFLVGVNSSVTTPTTANATENLTNSTTVQPPAVDSDFVVILAAILCALICVLGLIAVARCAWLRRISSAAGMTGNSSQLPHPSSNKGLKKKILRSLPKTTFSAESSTKFPDCAICLAEFVEGDEIRVLPQCGHAFHVSCIDTWLGSHSSCPSCRKILVVTRCQKCGGVPGASSGAETEARMKESEDDGNRFLP; encoded by the coding sequence ATGACTCGCACCTTCCGGTTCCTAGTCGGCGTCAACTCGTCGGTGACAACTCCAACCACCGCGAATGCTACAGAAAACCTTACTAACTCCACCACGGTGCAACCCCCCGCCGTGGACTCCGACTTCGTGGTTATCCTGGCCGCTATCCTCTGCGCCCTAATCTGTGTGCTTGGACTCATAGCTGTCGCACGCTGCGCCTGGCTCCGTCGCATCTCGTCTGCCGCCGGAATGACCGGGAATTCTTCTCAGCTGCCTCATCCTTCGTCCAACAAGGGGCTTAAGAAGAAGATCCTGCGGTCCTTACCTAAGACCACCTTCTCGGCGGAGTCTTCAACGAAATTCCCCGACTGCGCGATCTGCTTGGCGGAGTTCGTGGAAGGGGACGAGATCCGTGTGCTGCCGCAGTGCGGCCACGCCTTCCACGTGTCCTGCATCGACACTTGGCTGGGGTCTCACTCGTCTTGTCCTTCATGCCGGAAGATACTAGTGGTGACTCGTTGCCAGAAATGTGGCGGCGTACCTGGTGCCAGCTCCGGTGCTGAAACGGAGGCCAGAATGAAGGAGAGCGAAGATGATGGCAATAGGTTCTTGCCTTAG